Genomic segment of Coffea arabica cultivar ET-39 chromosome 1e, Coffea Arabica ET-39 HiFi, whole genome shotgun sequence:
CGACAGACGTTCGAGTATGAAATGATTTAATTAACGTGCGAATAGATGGAATTGTTCTATGGTAGGCACGCTTTGACCATGCCTACCTGCCGTAGGAACGTCCTCAGAGATCGACATGTGTAGTGATCATGAATGCAATGGGTCTTGGAAGGAAAATTGTCATTAGAAGTCATTCGCGCATGAATTGAGTGCAGGAACCAATGGATTTCAAGGACAGTTAACTGCAATAAAACTCATCCGATGGTAGGGAGGATGTACCGCTTTAAAAGTACAATGAAATACAACGAAATATGAGGGGCACATAATCTTAAAAAACCAATTTATTTCCTGTGCATTTGCACAGGCACTTTTTTATAttctataatttttattttttgaataaaaattattataaaagaacttaaaatgctattttataaaatttaatataATAATTGTAAGTCAAACATTAAAATTAAACATATTTAAATTGGTTAATTTATAACAACCTAGTAATTAGTTCCAATTAAATCTTATCCCATAATTTAATTATGTTTACTCTAATGAATGGTGGCAAGTCAACATATGAGTAAAGAAGATATATTAGGaaataaatgcaattaaatatttgattctttcgcaactaaaaaaaattagaagcaAACTAATAGATGATGAACCTATTATTTGTTCAAATTATTTAAAACTCAAAAAAAGTAATTTGGGAGAACTTTTACAACCCAGTGTTTATATGAATACTTTTTTTGCCTAAATCGAATTTGAATAGAGAGACTATAAAATTAATAGAATATTTTAGGAAAGAATGACTATTTATACAATTTAAATGGACTTGTTTGCAATTTAAATGGACTTGTATGAGTTATGCTAAAATTGTGTACTATGGATTCACTACAAAATGAAAGTTGTCAAATTTTTAGGATtacaataaataatcaagtataaTAATAGAGTGAATGTAAttatagaaaattaagaaaagaaaattcatatattgattgattaaaaaaaatcaagaaagataTAGTCGATGTAAACGTATATAAAGTAGGGAATTAATAAATTGAGATTTATGACAAACAAAGAAGTATTTTATAATATAGAATaataggaaaaaatgaaaaaattttagtactgataaaaaaatataagtaattcAACAACATAGCAGAACGGAAAGTGAACAGTgaagtcatatatatatatatataaatttcaaggtacataaaagtgagggatgaaGAAAGTCATCTATTTTCCTATATGAATTTGTAAGGTacataaaattatacttttaaaagtgagggatgaaGAAAGTCATTTTGCAAAATGCGAGAGAcattttgaactatttttcctatatatatgtatgtatgtatgtgtgtgtttatatatgtatatatacatatatatatatatgtatatatgactTCACTATTCACTTTCCGTTCTGGTAAGTTGTTGAATTACCtatatttttttatcattactaaaatttggaaaaaaatttcttttttcctattattttttactataaaataCTTTTTATTTGTTGTAAATCTCAATTTATTAATTCCCTACTTTATATACGTTTACATTGACTATatctttcttgattttctttttataaatcaacatataatttttcttttattaattttctataattaCATTCACTCTATTATTATGcttgattatttatttgtaATCCTAAAGATTtgacaactttcattttttagtGAATCCATAGTACACAATTTTAGCATAACTCATACAAGTCCATTTAAATTGCATAAATAGTCATTCTTTCCTAAAATGTtctattaatttttatattctctCTATTCAAATTCCACTTAGGCAAAAGTAGTATATTCATATAAACACTGGGTTGTAAAAGTTCTCCCAAATTGCTTTTTTTGAGTTTTAAATAATTTGAACAAATAATAGGTTCATCATCTATTAGTTTGCTTCGAATTTTTTTTAGTTGTCAAAGaatcaaatatttaattgcatgtATATCTTCTTTACTCATATGTTGACTTGCCATCATTAATTAGATTAAACATAATTTAATTATGGTATAAGATTTAATTGGAACTAATTATTAGGTTCTTATAAATTAACCAATTTTAATGTTTGTCTTACAATTATtatattaaattttataaaatagcATTTTAAGTTCTtacataataatttttattcaaaaaaataaaaattatagaaTATAAAAAAGTACCTGTGCAAATGCACGGAAAATAGATTGGATTTTAAGATTATGATGTGCCCCCCATATTTCATTGTAGCATTTTGTTGTATTTCATTGTACTTAAAGCTGTACATCCTTCCTTTCCCCAGACAAGTTTTATTGCGGTTAACTGTCCTCGAAATCCATTGGTTCCTGCACTCAATTCACGCGCGTGACTTCTAAtgacaattttcaattttccttcCCGATCCACTCCATTCATGATCACTACACGTGTCGATATATGAGCACGTTCCTACAGTAGGCACGGTCAAAGCGTGCCTACCATAGAACATTCCATGCCCTTTGATGGGTTTTCATCAGTGGGATAATGAGCGTCTTCGAGTCGGACGCGACTTCTTCAGTGTGAAAATCCCATCTTTTTCGTATAGAACTAATCTTGCCAGTTGACATGAGAGGCGATTATTTTTATGCTTTTTTGAAGGAATGAGAGGCAATGTTCAGTTAAGTCTTCCCTTTATTTATCAGCAAAATTGAGGCCACCAATTGGATGTCAACATTTTGCTACCAATCCACGAAAGTAAACACCAATAATGAGAATATGTTGAGAATTCTACCCTTATTTCTCTATCTTAAATATCCACTCTGAAGTTTGGACCATCTGCAATTCAAACACTGCAAAGTTATTATGGTTCCTGTTCCTATTGGAAAGGCTTGGTTCATCATAAATATCCACTCTGAAGTTGAGAATTCTACCCTTACTTCTCTATCTTAAATATCCACTCTGAAGTTTGGACCATCTGCAATTCAAACACTGCAAAGTAATCATGGTTTCTGTTCCTATTGGAAAGGCTTGGTTCATCATAACTGTCACCTCATTCTTTTGCTTCCTCGGAAGTGCTTCAGCTTCTGTCGAAGAAGCTGATGCACTTTTCAAATGGAAAGCCAGCTTCCAAAACCCGGATAATCCTCTGCTAAGTTCATGGATTCTCCAGCCAAATGCTTCAAATTCTTCTCATATTGGAAAAGAAATTGCCAGCCCCTGCACTTGGTATGGTGTTTCTTGCATTGGTGGAAGTGTCAACAGGTTGAACCTTACTAATACAAGTATTAATGGTACACTGTACAGCTTTCCCTTTTCATCCCTCCCAAATCTTGAATATGTTGATCTAACACTGAATTATCTTTCGGGCAGCATACCACCTCAGATAGGTAACCTCTCCAAGCTCACATATCTTGATTTGCAGCGCAATCTATTTTCAAATACTATTCCTCCTGAAATTGGACTGTTGAGAAATCTTCAAACCCTTCATTTAAATGGAAATGGGTTAAACGGCTCAATTCCTGAGGATATAGGGGAATTAAGGTCTCTAAGTGATCTTGCTTTGGCTGACAACTACCTTGAGGGATCCATTCCTGCTTCCTTGGGCAATCTGAAAAACTTGACTGACCTGTATTTCTATAACAATTCGCTTTCTGGCCCTATTCCTCCTGAAATAGGATATCTTGACAATGTTGTTTCAATCTACATGTACAGAAACCACTTATCAGGTCCTATTCCCCCCTCTTTTGGTAACCTGAATATGCTAGAGGCCTTGCATCTTTACAGCAATAACCTCTCTGGTCTCATTCCTCCTGAGTTGGGCAATCTAACATCACTGGATAGTCTTAGCCTATTCAACAATAATTTGAATGGCTCAATCCCCCCATCACTAGGTAATCTAACCAACTTGACTATTCTGCACCTATATGGCAACCAACTTTCTGGTTCAATTCCCAAGGAATTGGGAAATCTGAAGTTTCTTGAGGATTTGGAATTAAGTGACAATATGCTAACCGGTTCCATTCCTGCTACATTAGGTAAATTGAGtaacttgaaatatttttatgttCTTGAAAACCAACTTTCTGGTCCTATTCCCCAAGAGCTTGGAAATTTGACGAAGTTGGTTGCTATGATCATGGCTGAAAACCAGTTCTCTGGTCATTTGCCTGATAAGCTATGCCAAGGTGGAATCCTTCAAAACTTCACTGTAAATGACAACAAGCTTACAGGTCCAATTCCTAGAGGCTTGAAGAACTGCACAAGTTTACTTAGAGCTATCTTCAGTGGGAACCAGCTCACTGGAAACCTCTCAGAGATGTTTGGGGTCTATCCACACTTGGACTTCATGGATCTTAGCAACAACAATTTCTACGGAGAACTCTCAGGTAACTGGGGTAGATGTCGAAGCTTATCTACTTTGAAGATTGCAGAAAACAACATCTTGGGTCATATACCTCCCGAATTAGGAAATTTAACTCAACTAGGAGTACTTAATCTTTCCTCAAACCGCTTAATTGGGGAGATTCCAAAGGAATTTGGGAAAATGACTTCTATGCTAAATCTGTTTTTGCAACATAACCAACTGTCAGGTGATATACCTCAAGAACTGGGATCATTAACTCAACTACTCAGTCTAGACCTGTCTGCAAATTCATTGAATGGCGCAATACCAGGAACTTTAGGAAACTGCCAGAAATTGTTCCAATTGGACTTGAGCAGCAATTTTTTGAGCCAAACTATACCTATTCAGTTTGGCCAATTAATTCAACTCTCTATCCTGAATCTCAGTCACAATTTTCTTGATGGAGAGATGCCATCCGCGTTTAGAAATTTGCAGAGTCTAGAAATACTAGATCTCTCCTATAATAATCTCTCTGGTTTCATTCCACAGGATTTGGATGAACTGCCTGGTTCCACTCACATTAACATATCTTTCAATAATTTGGAGGGTCCTATTCCCCTTGGCAAAGCATTCGTGAATGTCACTATAGAACAAGTAAAGGGAAATAAAGGTTTGTGTGGAAATATTACAGGGTTAGAACCTTGTGAAAGTCCTCCTGTCGAAGGAAGCCATAAGAGACACAAAGGCCGGAGACTTGTTCTCATAACTTTACTCCCTCTTTTAGGGTCACTGTTACTTCTTTGTGCCTTTGTTGGAGCCTTCCTTCTGTACGAGCGAAGAAAGAGAGCAGCAAAAGCTGAAGATATGGATGTAAATGGAGACGATTTTTACTCTATATCAATATTTGATGGCAGAGAAATGTATAAGCAGATTTTGAAAGCCACGGAGGACTTCAATGCAACATTTTGTATTGGGGAGGGAGGTTATGGGAGTGTTTACAAGGTAAAGCTTCCATCAGCTGATGTAGTAGCTGTGAAGAGACTTCATCATTCATCTGAGATGACGGACCGCAATGGTTTCTTGAATGAGATAAAGGCCTTGACAAATATCAGACATCGAAACATTGTCAAGCTTTATGGTTTCTGCTCTAATTCTAAGCACTCAATACTGGTTTATGAATACCTTGAAAGAGGTAGCTTGGCAAACATTTTGAGCAAAGAAGCAGCAGCTAAGAAATTGGATTGGCAGAAAAGGGTGAACATCATTAAGGGCGTAGCCTATGCTTTGTCTTACATGCATCATGATTGTTCACCACCAATTGTTCATCGAGACATATCGAGCAACAATATTCTGCTTGATTCAGAATACGAGGCTCATGTTTCTGATTTCGGCACTGCTAAGCTTCTCAAGAAAGATTCATCCAATTGGAGTGCACTAGCAGGCACATACGGATACATTCCACCAGGTAACTGACCATGTTTTCTGTTAACCCAGTAACTGATCACTCAGAGCACGATCACAAGTTCTTACTGATCATAATTTACATGATTCTTTCCTTGCAGAGTTTGCCTACACAATGCAAGTGACTGAAAAATGTGACGTGTATAGCTTTGGGATACTGGCCCTAGAAATAATCAAAGGAAAGTATCCTGGTGATTATATATCTCAACTTTTGTGTCCTACACCTGGAAACTTACAACTGGAAGACATGTTGGACCAACGGCTTTCACATCCAACTAAAGAAGTTGAAGAGGCTTTGATATCCATCATCAAGATTGCCAGGGGATGCGTGGCTGCTAATCCAAATTCTAGGCCAACAATGTACATTGTTTCTGAGTTGTTAGCAATGGGTGCACCATCTCCGCAACATCTAGGTGAGCAAAAATTGgcatggaaaattttcagattcTCTTCTCTGAATTCCGAAGCATTTTATTTGATGTCATGGACTCATTTTGCTCCTCATCAACTAACTATCTTCCACTCTCTTTCTGCAGTGGAAAACAGTGCAACTCGGACAGAAGACATGATAAAGATTGTTGATGAGGATTTAGAGGGACAAGAGCAATATATACTTTCAGGTTCTAGTTAGTACTTTTGTAGAGATCGTAAATCGTAATATGTATTCTGTAATTGGAAGCAAAAAGATTAGTTTTCCACCAGGACAAATTATCAACGTGACAAAtttattagcttcaaaacaattgaACCTTATTTGTTAGCCTAACATATTGTGGTGTTATAAATTTAACTTGCCAACAGCTTAAATAATGGATTAACtttttatacactgacagtgtagcgatgttttggaaaaatcgttcaaaacgtccctcatattttgtaaaatgatttGGGATAATCtgagaaacctcccttgaggctTCTAACAAGTTCACTGAGCTCCTCtgaggtttgaaaaattacacatacctcccttgatttgatagttttagtaacaaaaccttaaaatactattgatttggtcaaatttttaaatgaatacccaaaaatgcccttgtgtaatgagttttaatttacttccctatagaattataagattatctaatgtaattataaaaaaaaggtgccaaatttttcatgttcatgcctactatttgataaacaactataataattttatcactatgataTGATACTTTTGATAgtattttattatggatttagatttataagatagaaaataaaatgttgaaataattgattcaaagtttatgaatttttcgagtagtgggattatcataatttagtagtgattttgagcaatttctttttgatttattgctaattttaatatcaaaaaatagaaaacaaagattagCAAAAAACATTGGATTACGTATAAAGTTAACTcatcaaaaaaatcactaatTCGACGTTTGGTTACAACAGAAACTAGAGATAATAGTGGTAATTCTAcaattttattggcaaaaaattaaaataaaaaggaatgagaaggaaaaagaatgaaaaaataattataaaagtcATTCTAAATATAAGCATACCAAACAaggaaatttcattaaaatatttaagggtagtattgtcattttaaatgataagggaggtatgtgtaatttttcaaatctcaagagagctcagtgaaattgtcagaaaactcaggggaggtttctgaaattatcccaaatgacttttttcgtcctttacttttaaaaatgtaattttacgtcctTTACAGATtcacattaatcaaatttagtccctaccTAGGTTTCTGATTAGTTTTTTTTGTCAGGATTCACTACGTGCCTAGTATGTGATCATTTTTAAGGtgtaaaattatcaaatcaaattttacataatccgattcatagtccctcacatttcacaagaTGAATTGTTTCGTCTCTCACACTtcacaaattaaaaaattttatctctcacaattcacaaaataaattttttcatcactCATTGACAATGTGTacgaatagttttttttaaacccatatatatatatatatatatatatatatatatttgtttgatttcacttgaatggtatgaatagcatgtaatatatctctatttgatttcatttaaatagGCTAATTATTGTTATACTCATGCTATTTAATAGATATATACAGAGGtctaaaactaataattttgttttaaatccatgtatatatctatttgatttcaccttgTGAACCTATTCAAAATTTGTGGCCTTTCTCTTTTgataataattcatttattgagttgtataataagaccatctaattaatgggtccTAACTTGAATTCTATAGTTATACCAACAAATTACAGTTTAAATCTGAAGTTTATACTCACTACCTTTAAGACCAACAGCTGAATTACTTACCTtgtgattgttttaaaatttgaaagtgccaatcacttacttcttttggtcatacttttcctttgtttattttttctgtccaaatttaattccaTAAAAATATCCGGCAAactcaaatagagatatattatatCTTATTTGTACTGTTAAgatgaaattaaatagatatatatatatatgggtttaaaaaaaactattcatacacatgatcaattatgcatgaaaaaaattattttgtaaaatgtgaaggacgaaaaaaattcaatttgtgaaatgtgagggacgaaaaaattcattttgtgaaatatgagagactatggatcggattatgtaaaatttgatttgataattttgtccCTCAAAAataatcacgtgcaaggcacatgGTAAATTCTGacaaaaaactagtcgaaaaccTAGGAAGGAACTAAATCTaaccaatgtgaatttgtaaggaacataaatttatacttttaaaagtgagggacggaaaaagtcattttgcaaaatataatgaatgttTCAAACGATTTTCCCTGATTTTTTTACACTAATAGTTTTTTATGTATGTTAATGTGCATGGTTTgaagtttaaatttgaatttatattaTGTGACATGATTTAAAACTGCTAGTGTGAAAAAAATTATGCATTAAAAGTGTACAAAAACGTTATCCTAAAATAATTGACAATTACAAATTTAGGATGTTTTACTTGTATGGATGAGTTATGGTgatcaaaaattttattgcagcCCCCACGCTGAGTTTTAAAAAGAATTACTTTGCCTATGATACTGGTACTGATAAGGTAAtaactttttgtttttgttctttttttttttgggtaaattagATGTCACATAAATTCTTGGGGAAGCTTCTACTAAAATCTTTCTCCAAATTAGAACATGCAAAATTGGGGTGgtttttgttgggggggggggggggggaggcaACGAAAAAATTGGGTAAGGAAATTGTTTCTTAATTACAAAATTGTAGAATAGGTGAAGAAAATTTTTCTCAATCTTTTGCAGAGACTTGGTATGGGACATTAGCGAGGTGAGGTACCTTATTTGAATCTGAAGCACTCTCCTTTCCCCTtccagaaaaggaaaacaaatctcaaTCTTGTACATAAAAAAGCATATGTTAAATTGCTAAAATTAgaataatctcaaaaaattaTTCCAGAATCTCTTCTTGACTTCTCAAAATACTAATTAACATGTTTAGAAATTGAtcgaaaaaagagagaaatgcAATAGTTGTCCCCAGTGTTTGGCTTGCGAGCCGATTTGGTTCCTTATTTGCAACCAAATCAAATGTGGTCTCCAAGTTTCTAAATTTAGGCAGATTCAATAGGACAATTGATGGAAATTCAAAAATACCTAATTGTCAAAGTCATATTGCCCTTTGTCAACAATTTTGACTTTGCACATTTAGTTTCCAACGTTTGATGTTTGAATCATTATAGACcattaaatttcaaataatcATATTGAGGATTATAGAACGAAATTAGATGAGAATTGGGTTGAAATTGCACTCGATGTATACTAGAAATTTTAATACTAAAAAAAATGGGAAAGCTAAATAagccttcttcttttccttcttttttttaatctctttATTCATACTAGTAATTTCTACTATGTTTCTTCTCTTTTGCATAGTCGGTCTCCAATTTGGCACAATGCTTCTAATTGTATGAATAACTAAATGATAATGAGTTTTAGAATTTTTTCACTTATGCTGATAATTAAACATTCAACTAAATTTCCCTTTAAAATGTAAAAAGTATGCACTcttgaaatttgattttttcttttactttttgtcatttcaattGGTTATCAGTTAAGTTTCAaatgaaataggtattttataTAATTGTTTAAATTATCCAATACAAATTATCTATGTAAGCGAAAATAACTATAAATGCATTAAAACGTCATCATTTGATTTTAAAACCAATGAAAGACAATAAAAAACAATAGTA
This window contains:
- the LOC113701125 gene encoding uncharacterized protein; the encoded protein is MVSVPIGKAWFIITVTSFFCFLGSASASVEEADALFKWKASFQNPDNPLLSSWILQPNASNSSHIGKEIASPCTWYGVSCIGGSVNRLNLTNTSINGTLYSFPFSSLPNLEYVDLTLNYLSGSIPPQIGNLSKLTYLDLQRNLFSNTIPPEIGLLRNLQTLHLNGNGLNGSIPEDIGELRSLSDLALADNYLEGSIPASLGNLKNLTDLYFYNNSLSGPIPPEIGYLDNVVSIYMYRNHLSGPIPPSFGNLNMLEALHLYSNNLSGLIPPELGNLTSLDSLSLFNNNLNGSIPPSLGNLTNLTILHLYGNQLSGSIPKELGNLKFLEDLELSDNMLTGSIPATLGKLSNLKYFYVLENQLSGPIPQELGNLTKLVAMIMAENQFSGHLPDKLCQGGILQNFTVNDNKLTGPIPRGLKNCTSLLRAIFSGNQLTGNLSEMFGVYPHLDFMDLSNNNFYGELSGNWGRCRSLSTLKIAENNILGHIPPELGNLTQLGVLNLSSNRLIGEIPKEFGKMTSMLNLFLQHNQLSGDIPQELGSLTQLLSLDLSANSLNGAIPGTLGNCQKLFQLDLSSNFLSQTIPIQFGQLIQLSILNLSHNFLDGEMPSAFRNLQSLEILDLSYNNLSGFIPQDLDELPGSTHINISFNNLEGPIPLGKAFVNVTIEQVKGNKGLCGNITGLEPCESPPVEGSHKRHKGRRLVLITLLPLLGSLLLLCAFVGAFLLYERRKRAAKAEDMDVNGDDFYSISIFDGREMYKQILKATEDFNATFCIGEGGYGSVYKVKLPSADVVAVKRLHHSSEMTDRNGFLNEIKALTNIRHRNIVKLYGFCSNSKHSILVYEYLERGSLANILSKEAAAKKLDWQKRVNIIKGVAYALSYMHHDCSPPIVHRDISSNNILLDSEYEAHVSDFGTAKLLKKDSSNWSALAGTYGYIPPEFAYTMQVTEKCDVYSFGILALEIIKGKYPGDYISQLLCPTPGNLQLEDMLDQRLSHPTKEVEEALISIIKIARGCVAANPNSRPTMYIVSELLAMGAPSPQHLVENSATRTEDMIKIVDEDLEGQEQYILSGSS